From the genome of Parazoarcus communis, one region includes:
- a CDS encoding M15 family metallopeptidase produces the protein MTLVLSACFLSIAAAVSLLGFASLRRALFGWVPPLMRGMSGPWQIGCAKARDAWRFATEGFLAAGRLIRRRMTFTLAALVLMSAPALLIPHFIAPFPHPEQVGGPTSGSRIAALLEGEQLSPPPPLPPDIFATREVEHLRPATPDANRDWMRLDTEFRQRLLAAFTLMRDRHGYETVLIEGYRSPARQNQLAALGDSVTRASAHQSYHQYGLAADCAFLREGRLVISERDPWAMQAYERLGRIAEELGLTWGGRWTLQDFGHVELRHPSAHDRRPRTAGNTLHLPTDDQS, from the coding sequence ATGACCCTGGTCCTGTCCGCCTGTTTCCTGAGCATTGCCGCTGCAGTCAGCCTGCTTGGATTCGCCTCGCTTCGACGCGCGCTGTTCGGCTGGGTGCCGCCACTGATGCGAGGAATGAGCGGACCATGGCAGATCGGGTGCGCGAAGGCCCGGGACGCATGGCGATTCGCCACCGAAGGATTCCTCGCAGCGGGCAGGCTGATCCGACGCCGCATGACTTTCACGCTCGCAGCACTCGTGCTGATGAGTGCCCCCGCCCTCCTCATCCCGCACTTCATTGCGCCGTTTCCGCACCCTGAACAGGTCGGAGGCCCGACATCCGGAAGCCGAATTGCAGCGCTTCTCGAAGGTGAGCAACTCTCTCCACCCCCGCCATTGCCGCCCGACATCTTCGCGACCCGCGAGGTCGAGCACCTGCGGCCGGCCACCCCGGACGCGAACCGCGACTGGATGCGCCTCGACACCGAGTTTCGCCAGCGCCTGCTCGCCGCATTCACGCTCATGCGCGACCGGCATGGCTACGAAACGGTGCTGATCGAAGGCTACCGGAGCCCCGCCCGACAGAATCAGCTGGCAGCCCTCGGCGACAGTGTCACCCGGGCATCGGCACACCAGAGCTACCACCAGTACGGACTGGCTGCCGACTGCGCATTTCTGCGCGAAGGCCGCCTCGTGATATCCGAGCGTGACCCATGGGCAATGCAGGCCTACGAACGCTTGGGTCGCATCGCGGAGGAACTCGGACTCACCTGGGGCGGGCGCTGGACCCTGCAGGACTTCGGCCATGTCGAATTACGCCATCCGTCCGCGCACGACCGCAGGCCGCGCACCGCCGGCAACACCCTTCACCTCCCCACGGACGACCAAAGCTGA
- a CDS encoding rhodanese-like domain-containing protein yields the protein MKTAHDLVTAAKARVQETPLEKADQAIRDADILIDVRETEEYASGHIPGAVHISRGMLEFKLSNMPELASRDLRIVVYCKTSGRAALAACALADMGYLDVKSIAGGFDAWAAAGKPVAKPELPSFE from the coding sequence ATGAAAACCGCGCACGACCTCGTCACCGCAGCCAAGGCCAGAGTTCAGGAAACCCCGCTTGAGAAGGCCGATCAGGCGATTCGGGACGCGGACATTCTGATCGACGTCCGTGAGACTGAGGAATACGCATCCGGCCACATCCCGGGCGCGGTTCACATCTCTCGCGGCATGCTCGAATTCAAGCTCAGCAACATGCCCGAGCTCGCGTCCCGCGACCTCAGAATTGTCGTTTACTGCAAGACCAGCGGCCGCGCCGCGCTCGCTGCGTGTGCGCTTGCGGACATGGGCTATCTTGACGTGAAATCGATCGCAGGCGGATTCGATGCCTGGGCGGCGGCAGGAAAGCCTGTCGCAAAGCCGGAACTGCCGAGCTTCGAGTAA